In Rhineura floridana isolate rRhiFlo1 chromosome 22, rRhiFlo1.hap2, whole genome shotgun sequence, a single genomic region encodes these proteins:
- the LOC133374611 gene encoding calmodulin-1: MADQLTEEQIAEFKEAFSLFDKDGDGTITTKELGTVMRSLGQNPTEAELQDMINEVDADGNGTIDFPEFLTMMARKMKDTDSEEEIREAFRVFDKDGNGYISAAELRHVMTNLGEKLTDEEVDEMIREADIDGDGQVNYEEFVQMMTAK; encoded by the exons ATG GCTGACCAGCTGACAGAGGAGCAAATTGCAG aattcaaAGAGGCCTTCTCCCTCTTTGACAAGGATGGCGATGGCACCATCACCACCAAAGAGCTGGGTACCGTGATGCGCTCTCTGGGGCAAAACCCCACCGAGGCCGAGTTGCAAGACATGATCAACGAGGTGGATGCGGACG GAAATGGCACCATCGATTTCCCAGAATTCCTCACTATGATGGCCCGGAAGATGAAGGACACTGACAGCGAGGAAGAGATCCGCGAGGCCTTCCGGGTCTTTGACAAG GATGGCAACGGGTACATTAGCGCCGCGGAGCTGCGTCACGTCATGACCAACTTGGGCGAGAAGCTGACGGATGAGGAAGTTGACGAGATGATCCGAGAAGCTGACATCGATGGGGATGGACAAGTCAATTACGAAG AGTTTGTACAGATGATGACTGCCAAATAA